In Flavobacterium sp. 83, the genomic window TACCGTTCTCTAGCCATCCCTGAATTAGGTTCAGCATAATCCCAGAAATAAGCAAATGTTTGCTTCTGCACGATATCTATAAGTTCCTCATCTGTTAATGCTGTAGCAGGTGGACTTACAACTATACTTGTATTTGGCTTATCTGCAGAGGATGCACAGCCTAAAAAAGTAAAAATCAGGAATGAAACTATAATTTTAATCATTTGGAAATTTTATAATATTTATAAAAATATACACTCCTTACTTCTAAAAAAAATAAGAAATAAGGAGTGTTTTTTAATTAGTAACCTAGATTTTGGCTTGACATCCCTTTGGATTGTCTTATAAACGAATCTGGAATAGGGAATAACTCATTTTTACCCTCAGTAAACGTTTTACCATCAATTGCAAAAGCTGCTTTTGCCTGACCTGTACGAACTAAATCAAAGAATCTGTCAAATTCAAAAGCCAACTCTACTCTTCTTTCTTTCCAAATAGCAGTTCTTACATCAACTTGAGAAACTGCAGTAGTAACTCCTAATCCAGCTCTATTTCTAATTTGGTTTAACAACGGAATAGCTTGTGCTGTTTGACCTAATTCATTCAACGCCTCTGCTTTCATCAATACTACTTCAGCATATCGCAAGTATTTAATGTTTGCATCCGTTTCCCATCCATCAGTATATTGTGAAGAATATGCTTTAAAATTATACATTGGATTTTCAACAGTATTTGGTACCTCTCTACCATCATATAAAGTAGTTCCTCTAAAAATAATAGTTGCATTTTTTCTAAGATCACCAGCTTCGTAAGCATTTAATAAGCTTTGCGACGGCGTATTGAATCCCCAACCCCATCCTCCAGCGCCACGAGCACCTTGAGAAGCAGAATATCCTTCAATTCCTTTAGCAGGAACAGAACCAACACCATTAATTTCAAATATCGATTCAGCATCATTTTCCCCTTCTAATCGGAACATTTTAGCGTAATCAGGTGAAATAGAGTATCCCGTAACTAGATTACAGTTGTCTACCACTTTTTGCCAATTTTTTTGATACAAATTCACTTTTGCTAATAAAGCATAAGCGGCACCTTTTGAAGCTCTTGCTTTCTCATCGGCAGCATAAGCAGCTTTATTTGGTAATGCCGCAATAGCATCAGCCAAATCACTTTCGATAAAAGCATACACTTCAGCAGCAGTTTTACGAGTAAGCAACATTTTTTGATCGTCATCAGAAACTGGATTTGGTAAGTGATCCACGATTGGAACTCCACCATAACATTTCACCAAAGTAAAATACATAAAAGCTCTTAAAAACTTAGCTTCACCCATTAATCTTGTTCTTAAATTAGCATCTGCTTTATCAAGCTTAGGTAAAATATCTAAGGCTTGATTGCATCTGTTAATTCCGTCATAATTAGCATTAAAAGTACTCTCAGCAGATGGGTTTGACGAGTTATATGTTAGTGCATCCAAAACATCTTTATCACTACCTGTATCTCCGGGAGATGATCCTTTGTCAGCATCATCAGAAGTAATACTTGCTAAACCAATCCAACCAAATGAACTCATATCCCAGTTTAAAAACTTACTGTAAATAGCAGTTACAAAAGTGGCTGCACCAGCATCATTATTAAACAACTCGATATCTTTTGTAGAGATAGACTGAGTTTGATTTACATCTAAATAATCATCCGCACAACCTGTAAAGAAGAGAGCCGATAATACAAACATTGATATATATATCTTTTTCATAATATTAAAATTTTAAATTAGCTCCAATCACTAAAGAGCGTAGTGTAGGATAGGCATCCAGTTCAACACCTTGGCTACGGTAAGGATTACCATCACCGTTAAGTTCAGGAGAAAAACCTGAGAATTTTTGAGTTATAAACGGATTAATTGCATTTACATATACTCGACAATAGTTCAAGAAACCATTTTCTGCCAAAGGAAGTTTGTATCCCAAACTAATATTATTAACTCTGAAGAAATCTCCAGATTCCATATAATAAGTAGAAGCTACAGGAACTTGATTAAATGGAGCCGGATTTGAAGCTGTTGTATTTGAAGCTGACCAGAAATTAGTCGCTACAGATTGCTCAATATTTTCTCCTGTAAAACGTTGTGCTTTTTTACCATTGTACACTTTTGCACCACTAGTACCGTAGCCATCAACA contains:
- a CDS encoding RagB/SusD family nutrient uptake outer membrane protein; translation: MKKIYISMFVLSALFFTGCADDYLDVNQTQSISTKDIELFNNDAGAATFVTAIYSKFLNWDMSSFGWIGLASITSDDADKGSSPGDTGSDKDVLDALTYNSSNPSAESTFNANYDGINRCNQALDILPKLDKADANLRTRLMGEAKFLRAFMYFTLVKCYGGVPIVDHLPNPVSDDDQKMLLTRKTAAEVYAFIESDLADAIAALPNKAAYAADEKARASKGAAYALLAKVNLYQKNWQKVVDNCNLVTGYSISPDYAKMFRLEGENDAESIFEINGVGSVPAKGIEGYSASQGARGAGGWGWGFNTPSQSLLNAYEAGDLRKNATIIFRGTTLYDGREVPNTVENPMYNFKAYSSQYTDGWETDANIKYLRYAEVVLMKAEALNELGQTAQAIPLLNQIRNRAGLGVTTAVSQVDVRTAIWKERRVELAFEFDRFFDLVRTGQAKAAFAIDGKTFTEGKNELFPIPDSFIRQSKGMSSQNLGY